A DNA window from Lutra lutra chromosome 8, mLutLut1.2, whole genome shotgun sequence contains the following coding sequences:
- the PLXNB2 gene encoding plexin-B2 produces the protein MALQLWVLTLLGLVGTGVGLRPRRLDVFRSDTELNHLVVDEASGVLYAGAVNTLYQLSADLRLRQQATTGPALDNKKCTPPIEPSQCHEAVQTDNVNQLLLLDPPGNRLVECGSLFKGICALRALSNISTRLFYEDGSGEKSFVASNDESVATVGLVSATSPGGERVLFVGKGNGPHDNGIIVSTRLLDRAEGREAFEAYTDHATYKAGYLSTNTQQFVAAFEDGLYVFFVFNQQDKHPPRNRTLLARMCKQDPFYYSYLEMDLECLDPSEPQTPAFGTCLAASVAGLSASRVLYAVFSRDGRSGGGPRTGLCLFPLDEVHAKMEASRNACYTGTRDVGRDTFYKPFHGEIQCGGHGPAASESFPCGSEHLPYPLGSRDGLTATAVLHRGGLNLTAVVVTAEHGHAVAFLGTSDGRVLKVYLAPDGSSAEYGSILVEINKRIKRDLVLSPDLAFLYTMTQDKVFRFPVQDCLSYPTCEQCHSSQDPYCGWCVIEGRCTRRAECSRAEESGHWLWSRDKSCVAITGAQPQNMSRRAQGEVQLTVSPLPVLSEEDELLCLFGDSPAHPARVEGDAVICNSPHAIPDTPPGQDHVAVNIQLLFRHGSVFLTSHLYPFYDCREAMSLAQNLPCISCASNRWTCQWDLRYHECREASPNPEEGIVRAHMEDNCPQFLNPSPLVIPMNHETDVTFQGKNLDTVKGSSLYVGSDLLKFEEPVSTQEPGTFFFRTPKLSHDANETLPLHLYVKSYGKNVDSKLQVTLYSCSFGRSDCSLCLAADPAYKCVWCLEQGRCVYEGLCSNSTSECPPPVITRIHPETGPLGGGIRVTILGSNLGIRAEDVKRVIVAGQNCVFEPERYSVSTRIVCAVEAAPEPITGGVVVNVSGKLGHSPAHVQFTYQQPQPLSVEPKQGPQAGGTTLTISGTHLDTGSAEDVRVTLNDVPCKVTQFGGQLQCVTGPQPVLGEMPLEVYYGGSRVSSPAVVFTYRENPVLRAFEPLRSFVSGGRSINVTGQGFSLVQRFAMVVIAEPLQSWRRRREAGPLQPVTVVGTEYTFYNDSKVVFSSPAVPEEPEAYNLTALIQMDGHRALLRTEAGAFEYVADPTFENFTGGVKKQVNKLIHARGTNLNKAMTLHEAEAFVGAERCVMKTLTETDLYCEPPEVQPPPKRRQKRDTTHNLPEFIVKFGSREWVLGRVEYDTRVSDVPLSLILPLVIVPMVAVIAVSVYCYWRKSQQAEREYEKIKSQLEGLEESVRDRCKKEFTDLMIEMEDQTNDIHEAGIPVLDYKTYTDRVFFLPSKDGDKDVMITGRLDIPESRRPVVEQALYQFSNLLNSKSFLVTFIHTLESQREFSARAKVYFASLLTVALHGKLEYYTDIMRTLFLELMEQYVVAKNPKLMLRRSETVVERMLSNWMSICLYQYLKDSAGEPLYKLFKAIKHQVEKGPVDAVQKKAKYTLNDTGLLGDDVEYAPLTVSVIVQDEGADAVPVKVLNCDTISQVKEKIIDQVYRARPCSRWPRADSVVLEWRPGSTAQILSDLDLTSQREGRWKRINTLMHYNVRDGATLILSTVGVSQQPEDSQPDLPGERHALLEEENRVWHLVRPTDEVEEGRSKRGSVKEKERTKAITEIYLTRLLSVKGTLQQFVDNFFQSVLAPGLAVPPAVKYFFDFLDEQAERHDIKDEDTVHIWKTNSLPLRFWVNVLKNPHFVFDVHVHEVVDASLSVIAQTFMDACTRTEHKLSRDSPSNKLLYAKEISTYKKMVEDYYKGIRQMVQVSDQDMNTHLAEISRAHTDSLNTLVALHQLYQYTQKYYDEIINALEEDPAAQKMQLAFRLQQIAAALENKVTDL, from the exons ATGGCTCTGCAGCTCTGGGTCCTGACCCTCCTGGGCCTGGTGGGCACGGGGGTGGGCCTGCGGCCCCGCAGGCTGGACGTCTTCCGCAGCGACACGGAGCTGAACCACCTGGTCGTGGACGAGGCGTCGGGCGTGCTGTATGCGGGGGCTGTGAACACGCTCTACCAGCTCAGCGCAGACCTGCGGCTGCGGCAGCAGGCCACCACGGGCCCGGCCCTGGACAACAAGAAGTGCACGCCGCCCATTGAGCCGAGTCAGTGCCACGAGGCCGTTCAGACCGACAACGTCAACCAGCTCCTGCTGCTCGACCCACCTGGGAACCGCCTTGTAGAGTGCGGGAGCCTCTTCAAGGGGATCTGTGCCCTGCGCGCCCTGAGCAACATCTCCACACGCCTCTTCTACGAGGACGGCAGCGGCGAGAAGTCCTTCGTGGCCAGCAACGACGAGAGCGTGGCCACGGTGGGGCTGGTGAGCGCCACGAGCCCCGGTGGAGAGCGGGTTCTGTTCGTGGGCAAAGGCAATGGGCCCCACGACAACGGCATCATTGTGAGCACCCGCCTGCTGGACCGGGCCGAGGGCCGGGAGGCCTTCGAGGCCTATACCGACCACGCCACCTACAAGGCCGGATACCTGTCCACCAACACACAGCAGTTCGTGGCCGCCTTTGAGGACGGTCTCTACGTTTTCTTCGTCTTCAACCAGCAGGACAAGCACCCGCCCCGAAACCGCACGCTCCTGGCTCGCATGTGCAAACAGGACCCCTTCTATTACTCCTACCTGGAGATGGACCTGGAGTGCCTCGACCCCAGTGAGCCCCAGACCCCGGCCTTCGGCACCTGCTTGGCGGCCTCTGTGGCCGGGCTGAGCGCCAGCAGGGTGCTGTACGCCGTCTTCAGCAGGGACGGCCGGAGCGGTGGGGGGCCCCGCACAGGGCTCTGCCTGTTCCCGCTGGACGAGGTTCATGCCAAGATGGAGGCCAGCCGCAACGCCTGCTACACAGGCACCCGGGACGTGGGCCGTGACACCTTCTACAAGCCCTTCCACGGCGAGATCCAGTGTGGCGGCCATGGGCCG GCCGCCAGTGAGAGCTTCCCTTGTGGCTCTGAGCACCTGCCTTACCCGCTGGGCAGCAGAGACGGACTCACAGCGACTGCCGTGCTGCATCGTGGTGGCCTGAACCTGACGGCTGTGGTGGTGACCGCTGAGCACGGCCATGCTGTTGCCTTCCTGGGCACGTCGGATGGCCGGGTCCTCAAG GTGTACCTTGCCCCAGATGGCAGCTCTGCGGAGTACGGCTCCATCCTTGTGGAGATCAACAAGAGAATCAAGCGGGACCTGGTGCTGTCCCCAGATCTGGCCTTTCTCTACACCATGACCCAGGACAAG GTTTTCCGGTTCCCCGTGCAGGACTGTCTGAGCTACCCAACCTGCGAACAGTGTCACAGCTCTCAGGACCCCTACTGTGGCTGGTGCGTCATCGAGGGACG ATGCACCAGGAGGGCCGAGTGCTCACGGGCCGAGGAGAGCGGCCACTGGCTGTGGAGCCGGGACAAGTCCTGTGTAGCCATCACCGGGGCCCAGCCACAGAACATGAGCCGGCGTGCCCAGGGGGAG GTGCAGCTGACTGTCAGTCCCCTCCCGGTCCTGAGCGAGGAAGATGAACTGCTATGCCTCTTCGGTGACTCGCCTGCACACCCGGCCCGCGTGGAGGGGGATGCCGTCATCTGCAACTCCCCACATGCCATTCCTGACACGCCACCCGGCCAAG ACCACGTGGCCGTGAACATCCAGCTGCTGTTCAGACACGGCAGCGTCTTCCTCACGTCCCACCTTTACCCGTTCTACGACTGCCGGGAGGCCATGAGCCTGGCGCAGAACCTGCC GTGCATCTCCTGTGCAAGCAACCGCTGGACCTGCCAGTGGGACCTGCGCTACCACGAGTGTCGGGAGGCCTCCCCCAACCCGGAGGAGGGTATCGTCCGCGCGCACATG GAGGACAACTGCCCCCAATTCCTGAACCCCAGCCCACTGGTCATCCCCATGAACCACGAGACGGATGTAACCTTCCAGGGCAAGAACCTGGACACAGTGAAG GGGTCCTCTTTGTACGTGGGCAGTGACCTGCTCAAGTTTGAGGAGCCGGTGAGCACACAGGAGCCAGGAACCTTCTTCTTTCGGACCCCAAAG CTGTCCCACGACGCCAACGAGACACTGCCTTTGCACCTGTATGTCAAATCCTATGGCAAGAATGTGGACAGCAAGCTCCAGG TTACCCTCTACAGCTGCTCCTTTGGCCGCAGCGACTGCAGCCTGTGCCTGGCGGCAGACCCCGCGTACAAGTGTGTGTGGTGCCTGGAGCAGGGCCGCTGTGTGTATGAGGGCCTGTGCAGCAACAGCACCTCCGAGTGCCCGCCGCCCGTCATCACCAGG ATCCATCCTGAGACGGGCCCGCTGGGCGGCGGCATCCGAGTCACCATCCTTGGGTCCAATTTGGGGATCAGAGCAGAGGATGTCAAGAGGGTCATTGTGGCGGGCCAGAACTGTGTCTTTGAGCCGGAGCGTTACTCCGTGTCCACACG GATCGTGTGCGCTGTCGAGGCAGCCCCGGAGCCCATCACCGGGGGGGTCGTGGTAAATGTCAGCGGGAAGCTGGGCCACTCGCCAGCCCACGTCCAGTTCACCTACCAG CAGCCCCAGCCTCTCAGCGTGGAGCCAAAGCAGGGGCCCCAGGCAGGGGGCACCACACTGACCATCAGCGGCACCCACCTGGACACAGGCTCTGCAGAGGACGTGCGGGTGACCCTCAACGACGTCCCTTGTAAAGT GACACAGTTCGGGGGCCAGCTCCAGTGTGTGACTGGCCCGCAGCCTGTGCTGGGTGAGATGCCGCTGGAGGTTTACTATGGCGGCTCCCGGGTGTCCAGCCCTGCTGTTGTCTTCACGTACCGCGAGAACCCAGTGCTTCGGGCCTTTGAACCGCTGCGAAGTTTTGTCAG TGGCGGCCGCAGTATCAACGTCACGGGGCAGGGCTTCAGCCTGGTGCAGAGATTCGCCATGGTGGTCATAGCCGAGCCCCTACAGtcctggcggcggcggcgggaggccGGGCCTCTGCAGCCCGTGACG GTTGTGGGCACGGAGTACACGTTCTACAACGACTCCAAGGTTGTGTTCTCGTCCCCCGCGGTCCCTGAGGAGCCCGAGGCCTACAATCTCACGGCCCTCATCCAGATGGATGGGCACCGGGCCCTGCTCAGGACCGAGGCTGGTGCCTTCGAGTACGTGGCCGACCCCACCTTTGAGAACTTCACAGGGGGAGTCAAGAAGCAGGTCAACAAGCTCATCCACGCCAGG GGCACGAATCTGAACAAGGCAATGACGCTCCATGAGGCCGAGGCCTTCGTGGGCGCCGAGCGCTGCGTCATGAAGACGCTGACCGAGACGGACCTGTACTGTGAGCCCCCAGAGGTGCAGCCGCCCCCGAAGCGGCGGCAGAAGCGGGACACGACCCACAACCTGCCGGAGTTCATT GTGAAGTTCGGCTCCCGAGAGTGGGTGCTGGGCCGTGTGGAGTACGACACAAGGGTGAGCGACGTGCCGCTCAGCCTCATTCTGCCGCTGGTCATCGTGCCCATGGTGGCGGTCATTGCCGTGTCTGTCTACTGCTACTG GAGGAAGAGCCAGCAGGCGGAGCGCGAGTATGAGAAGATCAAGTCCCAGCTGGAGGGCCTGGAGGAGAGTGTGCGTGACCGCTGCAAAAAGGAGTTCACAG ACCTGATGATCGAGATGGAGGACCAGACCAACGACATTCACGAGGCAGGCATCCCCGTGCTGGACTACAAGACCTACACCGACCGCGTCTTCTTCCTGCCCTCCAAGGACGGCGACAAGGACGTGATGATCACAGGCAGGCTGGACATCCCGGAGTCACGGCGACCTGTGGTGGAGCAGGCTTTGTACCAGTTCTCCAACCTGCTCAACAGCAAGTCCTTCCTGGTCACC TTCATCCACACCCTGGAGAGCCAGCGTGAGTTCTCCGCCCGCGCCAAGGTCTACTTTGCGTCCCTGTTGACCGTGGCGCTGCACGGGAAGCTGGAGTACTACACAGACATCATGCGCACGCTCTTCCTGGAGCTCATGGAGCAGTATGTGGTGGCCAAGAACCCCAAGCTGATGCTGCGCAG GTCTGAGACGGTGGTGGAAAGGATGCTGTCCAATTGGATGTCCATCTGCCTCTACCAGTACCTCAAG GACAGTGCCGGTGAGCCTCTGTACAAGCTGTTCAAGGCTATCAAGCATCAGGTGGAGAAGGGGCCAGTAGACGCTGTGCAGAAGAAGGCCAAATACACCCTCAATGACACGGGGCTGCTGGGGGATGACGTGGAGTATGCGCCCCTG ACGGTGAGCGTGATCGTGCAGGATGAAGGGGCCGACGCTGTCCCCGTCAAGGTCCTCAACTGTGACACCATCTCCCAGGTCAAGGAGAAGATCATTGATCAGGTGTACCGGGCGCGGCCCTGCTCCCGCTGGCCCAGGGCTGACAGTGTGGTACTTG AGTGGCGTCCTGGGTCTACAGCCCAGATCCTGTCAGACCTGGACCTGACGTCTCAGCGGGAGGGCCGATGGAAACGCATCAACACGCTGATGCATTACAAC GTCCGGGACGGAGCCACTCTGATTCTGTCCACTGTGGGAGTCTCTCAGCAGCCTGAGGACAGCCAGCCGGACCTGCCCGGGGAGC gccatgccctcctggaggaggagaacCGTGTGTGGCACTTGGTGCGGCCGACGGATGAGGTGGAGGAGGGCAGGTCCAAGAGGGGCAGCGTAAAGGAGAAGGAGCGCACCAAGGCCATCACGGAGATCTACTTGACCCGCCTGCTGTCTGTCAAG ggCACCCTGCAGCAGTTTGTGGACAACTTCTTCCAAAGCGTCCTGGCACCCGGGCTCGCCGTCCCGCCGGCGGTGAAGTACTTCTTTGACTTCCTggacgagcaggcagagaggcacgacATCAAGGATGAGGACACCGTCCACATCTGGAAGACCAACAG CTTGCCGCTGCGGTTCTGGGTGAATGTCCTCAAGAACCCGCATTTCGTCTTCGACGTCCATGTGCACGAGGTGGTGGACGCCTCCCTGTCCGTCATCGCCCAGACCTTCATGGACGCCTGCACGCGCACGGAGCACAAGCTGAGCCGC GACTCCCCCAGCAACAAGCTGCTCTACGCCAAGGAGATCTCCACCTACaagaagatggtggagga CTATTACAAGGGGATCAGACAGATGGTGCAGGTCAGCGACCaggacatgaacacacacttGGCAGAGATTTCCCGG GCGCACACAGACTCCCTCAACACCCTGGTGGCCCTGCACCAGCTCTACCAGTACACGCAGAAGTACTATGACGAG ATCATCAACGCCCTGGAGGAGGATCCCGCCGCCCAGAAGATGCAGCTGGCCTTCCGCCTCCAGCAGATCGCGGCCGCGCTGGAGAACAAAGTCACAGACCTCTAA